CATCACGGGCAGCGGCCCCTGGTTGTTGGCCTTCATGTTGACTGCCATCATCTTCATGACCATCTGTGGCAACATCCTGCTCATCGCTTTGGTGTTTTCCCACCGCTCTTTGCGCTGCACCTCCAACTGCTTCCTGGTGTCTCTGTTCTTCTCTGACCTGATGGTGGCGTTGGTGGTCATGCCCCCAGCCATGCTCAACGTGCTGTGCGGCTCTTGGGTGCTGTGGCCTGCCTTTTGCCCGGTTTGGCTTTGCTTCGATGTCATGTGCTGCAGTGCGTCCATCCTGAACTTGTGTGTGATTAGCCTTGACCGCTACCTCTTCATCATTTCGCCGCTACTCTACAAGCAGAGGATGACCCCACCCCGGGCTCTACTTCTGGTTGGGGCCGCTTGGAGTCTGGCAGCCCTGGCCTCCTTCTTTCCCATTAAGATGAACTGGCACAGTTTGGGTCACGGGGATGAATACTGGCTAATTCCTCAAGTCAGCCTGGGTAACATCAGTTTCTTCCATGAAAAGCAATACCCGGACTCCTACTTCCAGCAGTCACCAATGGGAGCTGCGTCCTTTCAGTGCCGCCTGCGGGTGACTCTGCCCTTTGCCTTGGTGGCATCCGTGCTTACcttctttttgccctccagcgccATTTGCTTCACCTATTGCCGGATCCTTCTGGCAGCACGGAGACAAGCAAAGAGAGTTGCGGCATTGAGCCACCCTCCTCACCCTCATCTGTCCTTTGGAGAACCTTCCCGGCCTCCTTCGCCCGGAGTTGCTGCCGGGTCAGCTCAGCAAGATGGATGTGACTGCGGTCATCAAGGACCTGCCATGTCTCAAAATGCACTGGTAAGagaacaatgaaactgaaactctGCCAAGGTGAATACTGCATGAAGGTTTGTTGAAGTTTAAAGGAAAAGGCTCCTGACCAGCTAGTCACAATAGGAGCTGGTTATGTAGTGCAAAGGTTTCCTAACTGAAGTTCTTGACATTTATAGaggcaaaaaaaacccatcatggAAATCTTAAGGAAGGACAAGAAGTTGCTTGGTTGCACTGCAAccttgaacatttaaaaataacctgTTGAATAATTCTCCTTTTTTGAAATAGCTAGAGGGAAAAATGTATACAGTAGCTTCACCCAGAGAGACTCACTGTGTTGCTTTTAAAGGCTGTTATTTAAATGTCACAGCTCCATCCAGTGGAAGTGTAAGATTGGTTTGTCCAGCTTTGAAGGAGGTAGTAAAGACATTATTATTCGTTCTTTTCTGagtataaaaacaaactgcaacacttttctttttgctgtagAGTACCTCACTAAGTattcaaaatgtaattcatGTATCACTTCAAATTGCTtccaaaaattaattttattttttattttttaaaatatacccaattttagcagttttgaaaaaattCTTGATGAACGTTAGTTCTTTAACTACTTTTTAATCGCTTGTGTGTTTCGTTTACTTAATTACTCAGTGAATGGTTAAGGATGTagtttaatttttgattttaataaatattctcTCTCTCACTGATTTTCCCTCTGCTCTTAAGTTAAAGTTCATGTTAGTGTTCATTTTATATGAAtctgaaatccaaataaatatcCAGAAATCTCCCTAAATTTCCATTTATGTGGTAAGACTATCAATGGAAAGTTTATGAACAAGACTGACTTTGAACAAGTCTAAGAAAGGTTGATTACAACTTATATAATTGTGTAGCTTAATTACCATAGCATAAAAATGAATagttaaaataattagaatcagtCAGAATTACACCAAAGACACCCAAAtaagttgtaaaataaatatgggTACTAGTTCTGTTGTTGgtacttttgtctttttagctACTTGGTGTATTCTTCTATGGCATGCTAGACTTGTAAgctaatttttattatttattgtctaACAATTCATCCATGATGGCAGCAGTAAAAGTAGATCTACCGTTTTTCTGTCACTCCCTGCTATCCTTAGCTGTCTGTGACCAGTGAGCGCCGTCTTGCTCACAAGCAGGGTCGGAGGGCACTGAAGGCCAGCCTCACACTAGGAGTCCTTCTGGGACTTTTCTTCAGCGCCTGGTTACCCTTTTTCATCACAAACATGGCTCAGGTCAGTATGAGTCCCTGACCGCTGGCCGATACAGTACTGCAACCCGTTAAAGCTTTAGTCCACTCCCACGCACATGCAGGACTTTAACGGTTTTGCTACAAACATTTGCAACACTTTTGTCTTCTGGAATGACTCTTCGTATGATTCAGTGATTCTTCTCACCAATTATTTTGCAAGCATGacaagtatgaaaaataaatgcgCTAGGAAGGCAGAGTGAAAAAACACTTGGATACTGGTCTATTTTTGTGTTGGCCAGCCTTGGTGTCACAGCCTTGCCAAGCCAAAAAGGAAATAGATTGGCATTTCAGCTTTGTATGTTTGACTCATTTAAAGCCAAGCAAGCAGCCCACTAAAGGACCatttacaattttcaaattGTTGAAACAAATCATTTTGATTAGACTGAACTGAATATGTACTCATAACAAACAAGGAAGTGGCATGAAATGCTCTTTGAGActgaataaatgtcaaaatgcaGCTTAATCTAAATTAGTAATGACACTTGTCCTGTTTTTCAAGCTGATCCTGTCATTTTGATTTACCATCTGTGCCCTCTTGCCTCTCCGTCTGAgtaacagagctgcagagactTCAGTGTGTCTGCGCTCTCCTTTCTTTTCACACTCAATGTGGTGCGTGAAACACATCCCTCCTTCTGTCTCATTCCCACCGCCTCCTTGTCTCATCTTCATAATATTGGAAGCTCTCATCTAACAGCTGTCTCCTTCTTCATTGTTGCTGTCTAAACCTTCAAAATCATCAATCCAAGCAATCACATGTCAAACGATATGGAGCTAAGAGCTAATAAACTATGAGCTTGTTTATGACAAATCTGGTTTACaaactgtcagattttttttttttaattcagtatgATCAACTtcagtttgtaacattttggAACAAATTATGGTGGAACCTCTCACAGCTTAAGTTTTGGCCTTTCACCACAGGAAAAGGCATTTTTAAACTggagatttaatttataaaacatgatggtttcaaaataatcaattatttttaattttactagATTTTATGCACATCTGAACTTTATCATTCAGTATCTTTCACCTGACATTCAACCTTTCCCGTTGCAGTGCATGATGGGTAATGTTGTGACACGGTTCAGagtgaaatgatcaaaaacttTATTCAGCCCAAAATTtccttaaaaagtttttttctattcaATCAACTTCCTTAAGCACAATCCATTTTTCCCTTAAaactaaatgcattaaaaatgtgtgcTATAAAATCAAAGAATACTCACACTTGTTTAATTTGTAAGATGATGTTATTGTCAAATAAGGGTGCAAAAAGTTCATTGTCAGTTTAAAATGCTTGTGTCAaagatatacatatattttcacTCATTCAAACAAAAGCTGCACAGATTAAACTCTGTACGTTAGGTTTGTGATTTACTCTGTAATTTTTGTCTTGGTCCAGGCGTGCTTTAGAAACCTTTTGTTTCTTCCACTGTTCTACACTACTGCCTGCTTCTTACAACAAACTCACatcttaaaagtatttaaacatTGACAAGGTTAACATAACTCAATGTTCCATGAGAAGAAAcagtttttagcattttttaaaatttatttttcatatctcctacatattttgtaaagaaactCCTGTTGCTACGTTGTGATGCCAGGAAATCCTGTGTTTTTCTCCAGgcagtgtgtgagtgtgtccCACTTGCGCTGTTTGACACCATCACCTGGCTGGGCTACTGTAACAGCACCATAAATCCCATCATCTACCCGCTGTTCATGAGGGACTTCAAGCGAGCTCTGGCTAAGCTCCTGCCCTGCTGTTCATCACGGTCACCCAGGAGACCCTCGCCGGCTCTCTCCATCTCTTTGCACAACTCAGGGGAGCCCAACATGGCCAGCAACCCGACCTCGCCTCTGGCCTCCGACCCCGCACACCCAGCAGCCACTGCCACGGAAGGCGTCAACCTGCTGGACGCCGAACAAGCTGGGATCGAGTTGCCTCTGCTTCTTCCCAACCAGGTGGACAACCTGGACTGAATCACTGTGGAAGCACAGCCAGTTAGTGACTGAGGGATTACACAGGAAGGACGGGCCATTGGTAAGTACTGATATTcagtaatattttatatttgactgaacagagaaaatcagatttaacaCATATGAACACAACTTCCTGAGAGTGTTTGTTGGAAGAACAGAAGAAGCAAaacattgtttaacatttagttaaaaaatttttctatcaaattttcaactttcccagctctttgttttttctagaaaatttttgaaaatgatgctgttgattttctgctctAATTTAGATTGTATTCTGCggtttagcaatggcagcagaggaagtgaaggaagccgTTCAGTCGGTGATGAACCtccaaatatttaacataaccAATCGCCTTGTTCAGATCAGCtcttctctcttcacagtggaggatggttgtttacagtgcaaaCAATGtccagtaagcttcatagcatgCAACTGGCACATTACGTCAgttgggtaaaaataaaaacctcaacaGAGGTCACACCTCCAGGAAGTAATTATTTAGCCgagggtccagaccctctggacgTAGCGAAGCGTTGAACAAAGAGCTGAGTTTTACCAAACTAACCATATAGTGgtttccaaaagtattcacgcTCCTtgaactttaatatttcagtatatttcattggggttttatgtgatacaccaacacaaagcagcactgcctaatttaatctaaaactGTGCATTTTTCCATTGATTCACTAAGATGCCCTACTTTTTGTAGCAtatcatgtaaaatattaataaaatatgggGTAAGAACGtatgaaaatgagaaataaattcaTGGATCGTGCATacttttataaaactaactTCACTTGCTGATAAAAGATGTATCACATTCCTTTCATGGCCAAAGATAAATAGGCCATGAAATGACTGAACTGTTAGAAACCAGTCTACATGTAAAATGAGGATGGAAGGATGAACATTTCCTCCAATCATGTAGCATCTGCTTAACCAGCAAACTAAACTATTCTGCAGGTACTTGGTCTCACAGGAGAACAAATATTAATCACCTTTACAGTTCATAAAAAATACTGTGTTGCAAAATTATGATTAAATTATTCATACATTAAGTAATGAAACAAGGCAGTTAATTCATTTTCTAAAAGCTGCCATATGCATGTATGAGACGTGTTTTCTCTGCCAACAACAGAAATGTCTTTTCACTGAAGAAGCTTCTGTGTTGCATAGAATAACCTGAGAGGAGAAGATGGTCCTGGAACTCGCTCTTctccaggtttttatttgtgtaagtGATCCGCAGTCCAGTGTGCGTCATTCCAGCTCCAGGATATCTGCTCATCATCCGGCTCAGCCTCCTCTCTGCTGTTCTGAGCAATAAAATCAGAGGATGTGGTGTCGTTGGGGGAAACAATGTTTAGAACTGAGACTCCGTTATTTGGTTCCGTCTCATTCAGCGAGTCTAGCAAATCTGTGATGTCAGGAATGTCCCAGCCATTGCCCATGTCCTCTGTCTCGTCCCTCCAGTCTGCGCTCTCTTGTGACGACGTTTTGTCTTTCTCAGCAGGATTCTGAGTCTCGCTCGCTCGATGCTGCTCTTCGGCCCAGTCCAGATTGTCCACGGTCTTCTGAGCGACTCTTACAGACTGAGGAAGAACAAATGAAGCTCCTGCCACTTCTTTGGTGGGAACTCCCACTGCCACCA
The genomic region above belongs to Xiphophorus maculatus strain JP 163 A chromosome 1, X_maculatus-5.0-male, whole genome shotgun sequence and contains:
- the htr6 gene encoding 5-hydroxytryptamine receptor 6 isoform X2 → MTDSHPSVSVGSSKGSSLVSSDWNITGSGPWLLAFMLTAIIFMTICGNILLIALVFSHRSLRCTSNCFLVSLFFSDLMVALVVMPPAMLNVLCGSWVLWPAFCPVWLCFDVMCCSASILNLCVISLDRYLFIISPLLYKQRMTPPRALLLVGAAWSLAALASFFPIKMNWHSLGHGDEYWLIPQVSLGNISFFHEKQYPDSYFQQSPMGAASFQCRLRVTLPFALVASVLTFFLPSSAICFTYCRILLAARRQAKRVAALSHPPHPHLSFGEPSRPPSPGVAAGSAQQDGCDCGHQGPAMSQNALAVCECVPLALFDTITWLGYCNSTINPIIYPLFMRDFKRALAKLLPCCSSRSPRRPSPALSISLHNSGEPNMASNPTSPLASDPAHPAATATEGVNLLDAEQAGIELPLLLPNQVDNLD
- the htr6 gene encoding 5-hydroxytryptamine receptor 6 isoform X1; translated protein: MTDSHPSVSVGSSKGSSLVSSDWNITGSGPWLLAFMLTAIIFMTICGNILLIALVFSHRSLRCTSNCFLVSLFFSDLMVALVVMPPAMLNVLCGSWVLWPAFCPVWLCFDVMCCSASILNLCVISLDRYLFIISPLLYKQRMTPPRALLLVGAAWSLAALASFFPIKMNWHSLGHGDEYWLIPQVSLGNISFFHEKQYPDSYFQQSPMGAASFQCRLRVTLPFALVASVLTFFLPSSAICFTYCRILLAARRQAKRVAALSHPPHPHLSFGEPSRPPSPGVAAGSAQQDGCDCGHQGPAMSQNALLSVTSERRLAHKQGRRALKASLTLGVLLGLFFSAWLPFFITNMAQAVCECVPLALFDTITWLGYCNSTINPIIYPLFMRDFKRALAKLLPCCSSRSPRRPSPALSISLHNSGEPNMASNPTSPLASDPAHPAATATEGVNLLDAEQAGIELPLLLPNQVDNLD